Below is a window of Gracilinanus agilis isolate LMUSP501 unplaced genomic scaffold, AgileGrace unplaced_scaffold58979, whole genome shotgun sequence DNA.
TTTAGACAAACCTGGGAAGGCTTATATTACTAATGTAAAGTGATGAgaatagaaccaggagattaATTTATGTAACAACAATagtgtaaagaaaaataacttggaaagacaaaaaaactCTGAATGCAGTGACTATTCATGACTCcagaaaaatgatgatgaaaaattattattagcaaGAGAGGTGACAGATTGTagatacagattgaaacatacattATTAGGcatgaaaaaaagatataatttaagaggtgaggaagaagggttagaattttgcttaatttttgtGATCCAGAAAACCATTCTATATTATGGGGTATCAACTATGTCTTCTAATATATAAATGGGTCAGAATGGTGACCTCCAATACTGTTGCTCTATTTGGTTATCCTTTACAAGAGCTTTTACATGAGGCAGAGTGGGGAACAGAAGGCTAcccttggactcaggaagacagTTTCAATGCTTCTTACAATTTGTTGTATGACCATTTCTAAGTAGCTCAACTGCTCTGAACCTTAATTTTCACTTGggtgaaatagggataataattccTCCAACAGCTGTCTcatagtgttgttgtgaggaacaaatgggaAAATCTGCATAGTTTCATGCATTTTGAAGCACTACCCAAATGTCAGGTATTATAAATTTGAAAGACTTTGAAATGTAAAGTTCTTGTAGAAAGAGAAGTGGCAAAATCAAGTTTTACAAGAACTCAATGAGGTCTCCAAATTGctgttatattttaaaacttaaaaagcaTATCATTCACCATAGTTCCTCTGAAATGATACCCCAAAAGCAAGATAGTCATCATTTCAAACTTCCAAGCGCTAGGCTTGATTTGCATGTCAGTCGTGGTATCCATCCATGCTTTAGGGCCATATATATAATCACTCAGTGCAGGCCTTTGGCTAGGAACCTCTTGTAATCACAATTAGctcttatatatacacatgtgacTCATCCACAGCCACACAGAGACCCCACTCTAGCCGCCCCAACCCTGTAAGTTAGTATTTGCTTACAGGATTCAAGTTTTTCCATTTATAACAAACACGAAAAGGAAGAAGTCTGGTAGGAGTTGGGAGGGTAATGAGGCCTCTATCaatctatcaacaagcatttattaaatgtctactatatttCCAACTCTGCGTTAGACACTgagaatattaaatacaaaaataaaaaagctcctgccctcaagaagtttatattctccCAGACCTACCATTCTCCCAGGTTTACTACAGTGCCTTGCAAGTGGGAGACAAGGATAAATGCCTATTGAATTCAATGGCAGAGGATTGCTTCTCTAAACTCTTTTGTAAACTGCTTATTTTGCTTATGTGGCACATTTGAAAGCCATCTAGTGAGCTACAAATCATTAAACAGGTCTGTGTTTTATAAACAAACCCCTAAAGTAGCTACTTTAAGCAGGCCTCTAACCACTGAAGATAACTTAATACTTCAATTCTCTTACCTCTGTGGACCCTGTGAAGGCCACTTTATCCACATCCATATGAGAAGAAATGGCTGCTCCAGCTGTGGGTCCATAACCCGGCACAATATTCACTACTCCTGGTGGAAATCCTGCCTAAAGGAATGACAAAGCCACAGCTTAATTTTAGAGAAGGGTCTAAACTATTATAGAGAAAAGCaccttgaataaatgaatggaaaagtgATAGAAGCATTTAGTAAGCTCTTGTGTGTCAAATGCCGCATTAAATTCTggctataaaaatatataaaagcaagaaatctcaaggagtttatattctaatggggggagacaacCCCATATAGCTGGAGTTGCTAGTAGCCAGTGAAAGGAATTATGATCAGTTCAGTCACACAAATGGGGAATGGAAACAATTGGGCAATCCAATGATAAAACTTTAGGCAAACATCATAGATCTCAGAGGAAGTTGTGGAAAGGATGGAGGGCTTAGGAGAATGGTAGTAGGGATCAGCAAGATCTGAAAACTAAGGTTTATAGTCCTAGGCACCAAAGAACTAAATGGTTGGCTCTTCTTAGGTCTAGTCTTTGTTGGTCAGTCAGCCCACAAAAGCATTGGTTAAGATTATGTCATTCATGTCACTGTGTTACAGGATAagaatacaaagagaggcaaaaatatAGATTCTGCCTTCAAGGCgatcacattctaatgagggagaacactcaataaaactatatatactatattttaagaTTCATTCATATAACTATATAGGATCATTCTTAGAGAAGTTGGTactcaagttttgttttgttgtttctttctctaACCCAGTAGATTGTTCTAGAGCACATTGAGACGTGGCAAACTTACCTCTTTGATTAGGGATGCTGCATAAAGTGCAGAGAGTGGGGTCTGCTCCGCTGGTTTGACAACCACAGTGTTTCCACAGCAAAGTGCAGGTCCAATTTTCCAAATGAACATAACCAAAGGAAAATTCCACTAGAAAGCAATTAATGAGTATCAACCAACCAAAAAAACTCTTAGATATGGGTTTGTGGAAAAGTTATATATCATCTGAAGAGTAccatagcaatttttaaaaaaggaagctcAGCCCAAGAGTGGTTACCAAATGAGGATTTTTTCCTCCTAACTAGAGCAACTCCACAGATATATTTACATAAAGGAGTTATGATTCAGACCAGAGATATATTTACATAAAGGAGTTATGATTCAGACCATActtataaaatcacagatctgtgATTAGATTTTTCACAGatttctaatttcccaaatatgaaACAGTAATAATTAGAGTAGTACATATTTGATTTTTGCATGATCTTATTTATTTGAAAACAGTACAAAAGATaaatcctttatttaaaaaagtgCTCTTTTAATAAAATCATGTTGTTTATATAGGATGGAATGGGAACAGATAgggttcttttcatttctgtccTTTGAAGTGACTTTtcagtctgaaaaaaaaatggcatgcTCATGGTATAAGAACCAAGTTCTTCCTGTGAAATATAGTGAGGATTCACATTATGTTTAAAGTATGAAAAAGCTCTTTGTTCTCTGGACAATTTGTCATTATTTACTACATTATCACATTGCCTTGGTAATGTTtttaggaataaatgggtcaCTAAAAACATCTATCCAATTGTGAGCAATTTGAACTtgttacttttgatttaataataaGTATTTTGAATGGCATTTTTTGACTtttactataaaaatataaacattccATTTCCAAATCTAGGCGATCTAACTAGTTATTTAGACACTATCTTTACCATCAAAAGCAGCATGGCCtcagtcagaaaaacctgaattcaagtcctacctctacaACAAACTGATTACATGTatgtacctgggcaagtcattgaacctggTATTGCTCCAGGAGACTCTCTAAAAGAGTTATCAAGAAGGTGCCTTTTTTCTGCATTGGCAGAGGCAGTCCTTCATAAAGAATGTCAATGAAACTCTAGGTttttgtagaaaaagaaaatttttttggtTGGCATATTGGAAAATGCCAACAATAAATCATTTCTGTAGCTGTTCTGCAAGGGATTAGCAAGAAGATTCTCTTGCTCTTTCTTactttctgtgtgtatgtgtttataaagtaagaaagagataaagacacacagagaggCATGTTTCTATTtgcttataataaaaataaagtgtcaTCATCTTAAGCCTGGAAAGAGAGATGCACTGTGCTACTATGCTTCAGGGTTGTATGCCAAAATGCCACTAGCAATACTTTTTCAAATGTTGATACTTCAAAGGATTTTTAATCTCATTGGTGTGGGTGTTTTCCATCCACACCCAATCATCCTGCATGATTCTTACGCATGTTATACTTTAGAAAATTCCTTTTAGAATTTTCACAGCCTAGAGATGGTGCTTTTCAGAAATCAGAGATTTCCAATAGGCAGTTCAAAAAGATGTTGAACAAACGGGTGTGTTTTAATTACTCTAAAATTATGCTCTCTGAAgcaaattactttaatttctctttattccATGCTATTTCATTCTAACTTTATTCAAAAGATAGAACATATACAAACTATAAGCATGCTACAAAAGGATATAATGAAGagcaataaaaacttttaaattgagTAAATGTCTCATGACTTCAATGAAGAGGTAAGTTTCTTCACTAGCACTGAAACATTAGGAAATATTCTTGTGTCCTGAAGAGGTACAAGGATTCCTAGTTTACAAATAGAAGTCATTTATTCCCTATGAGAAACACTTCAATATAACTTACTGAACAATATTCCCACAACTTTTGTATTTAATACAGCTCTAAATAGAACTTTATGAGACAAAAAGTCACTGCTTTATCCTTTaatcaagagtttaaaaaatcttATGTCAGATAACTTACAGGAATGATTTGGCCACAAACACCGACAGGTTCATGTCTTGTGTAAGAGAAATACTTtccatctaaaaaaaataaacaaaaaaagcacaGGAACACTCAAAAGatccatttgaaaaataactaactattaagtatatacaaaatgaagATTCATGACATGGTTTAGTATCTGactatatttacaaatatttccagAAAATAAGTGGCAAAATGGCAATGAATAGACTGGTGGTAAGGAAATTTAGGAAAAGCGCCAAAAAATACAGTTCTGAGAGTTTTACTATGCCAAGATTTAATAGCAAAATAGAAATGAGGATTTATAGAAAATACAGGCTCCATTCTCTTTGCTGGAGGTACAACCTCCCTCACTGCTCTGCcccaaatgtttttaaaaaaataaaaataaacaaaaaccccAAGAAACCACAAACATCTCCTCTAatcctccccttttcttccccaTTCCTTCCAAAGACATCTGGTTTATGTCTGATTTTAACTTCATTCCACATACTCAGAGatttcatttggtctttcctgctaaattttgtttaaatttctgTAGATTATAGATCCTACAGAAACATGGTGGCTATTAAAAGTTAGAACTCTGTCCCATTTCCTTTTT
It encodes the following:
- the LOC123256434 gene encoding retinal dehydrogenase 1-like; protein product: EDVDKAVKAARSAFQIGSPWRTMDASERGRLLNRLADLIERDRLLLATLESVNGGKVFSNAYLMDLGGCVKILRYFASWADKNQGRTIPIDGKYFSYTRHEPVGVCGQIIPWNFPLVMFIWKIGPALCCGNTVVVKPAEQTPLSALYAASLIKEAGFPPGVVNIVPGYGPTAGAAISSHMDVDKVAFTGSTE